GTGACAGGGAGCCGCCGGGTACCACCTTGGGGCCGTTCGGGAGGGTGCTGCGCTTGAACTGGTTCGTCGTGAAGCGGCGCACGAAGGTCTCCAGCCAGCGGCGGATCGCCGCCAGGTCGTAGGAGCGGCGCTCCCCGGTGGGATGGCCCGCCGGCCAACTGCCGGCCGCCGCGTCATGCCAGGCGTGGTGGGCCAGGAACGCGATCTTCCGGGGCCGCAGGCCATGCCGCAGCAGATGGTAGAGGGTGAAATCCTGCAGTTCGTAGGGACCGATGGCCGCCTGGGTGGACTGTGGCGCCTCGCCTGGTTTCGCGGGAATCAGCTCTGGGCTGATCTCGGTGTCGAGCACCGAGGCCAGCACCTGGTTCACCTCCTCGTCGAACTGACCGGAGGAGACCACCCAGCGGATCAGGTGCTGGATGAGGGTCTTCGGCACCCCGGCGTTCACGTTGTAGTGGCTCATGTGATCACCGACGCCGAAGGTGCACCAGCCAAGGGCCAGCTCCGACAAATCGCCTGTACCGACGACAATGCCGCCATGATGATTGGCGGCGCGGAACAGGAAGTCGTAGCGGATGCCGGCCTGGACGTTCTCGAAGGTGATGTCGTAGGTCTCCTCGCCCTCCGCATAGGGATGGCCGAGGTCCGTCAGCATCTGCGTGGCCATCGGCCGGATGTCGACGGTCTCGAAGGTTACCCCGAGGGCCTCTGAGAGAGCCTGGGCGTTGTTGCGGGTGTGGTCCGTCGTCGCGAAACCCGGCATGGTCCAGGCCAGGATGTGGGTGCGCGGTAGGCCCAGGCGGTCGCACGCCTTCGCGGCGACGATCAGCGCGTGGGTGGAGTCCAGGCCTCCGGAGACCCCGATGCATAGGCGCGGGGCGCGTGCCGCGTCTCCTCCGCCGATGGCCAGCATGCGCCGTTCCAGGCCCGAGACCTGGATGTTGTAGCCCTCGTAGCAGTCCTGCTCCAGGCGGCTGGGATCGTCGGGGACGAAGGGGAAGCGGTCGATGGGGCGCTCCAGGCCCAGGTCCCCGGATGGGGGGCCGAGGGTGAACTCGATGGTGGCGTGCGGCATCGGGGCGTCCAGGCCTTGGCGGTTGTCGTCGAAGGAGCCCTGGCGCAGCCTTTCCTGCCGGATGCGGTCCAGGTCCACGTCCGCGACCGTCAGCTGGGCTGAGTCCGGGAAACGCTCGCCTTCCGCCAGGAGGGAGCCGAGTTCGTGGATCATCGTCTGCCCGTCCCACGACAGGTCCGTGGTGGACTCCCCGAACATCGCGGCCGCATAGACATGGGCTGCCAGGCAGCGCTGTGAGGTGGAGGCGGCCAGCGCCCGCCGGTCCGCCGCCCTCGCGATCGTGATGGGGGAGGCCGACAGGTTCAGCAGCACAGTCGCCCCGGACAGGGCAGCGAGGTGGCTGGGCGGCACCGGCACCCACATGTCCTCGCAGACCTCGGCGTGCACCTTGAGGCCGGGGACGTCGGTGGCGGTGAATATCAGGTCGTTGCCGACGGGGATCAGCTCTCCCCAGCCGGGGATGCCGACGGTCAGCGGCAGATCGTTCATACCCGCCGCGAAATGGCGTTTCTCGTAGAACTCCCGGTAGTTGGGCAGGTAGGACTTCGGGACGATACCCAGCACCCGGCCGTGCTGGATCACCACGGCGCAGTTGTACAGGCGGTTGCCCAGCGCGACCGGAGCCCCGACGGCGATCAGCGGCCGGTAGTCCGCGGTTCCCCGGCACAGCTGAACCACCGCGTCCAGGACAGCGTCTAGCAGTGAGTCGGTCAGCAGCAGGTCATCGATGGCGTAGCCGCTGATTCCCAGCTCCGGGAAGGCCACCACCGCGACGCCACGTTCATGGGCCTCGCGCACCACCTGAAGTGTGCGTTCCGCATTGGCTGCCGGATCGAAGTCGGCGACGGGCAGCGTGGCGGCCGCCACCCGGGCGAAACCCTGGGCGTAGACATTGAAGAAGTCCATGCGGGAAGCATAGAGGTCCATGCGGGAGGCATAGAGACAGCTGCCATCAGCGCCGACGTCTCTTCGAGACAAGTCACAGAATTCTCAAGTCAAGAAGTGAGCATTTTTGATGTACAGTTTGCCAACGTGTGTGGAATTGTTGGATACCTCGGAAGCCGCGATGGGCGGCAGGTTGTCATCGACGGACTACGTCGGCTCGAGTACCGCGGCTACGATTCGGCGGGCATCGCCGTCGTCGCCGGAGGGGAACTCTACACCCGCAAGAAGGCGGGAAAGATCGCCAATCTGGTGGCGGCCATCGAGGCTGACCCGCTGCCGGAGTCAGGCACCGCCATCGGCCATACCCGCTGGGCCACCCATGGGGCGCCCACGGACGTGAACTCGCATCCGCACGTCGCGGGCCGCATCGCCGTGGTGCACAACGGTATCCTCGAGAACCACGCGGCCCTCAGGGAGGGGCTGGGCGCCGAGTTCACCTCGGAGACCGACACCGAGGTGGCAGCTCAGCTGCTGAACCGCGAGGTTGTCGCCGGGGCCAGCCTGGTCGACGCGATGCGGGCGGTGGTCACCCGCCTGGAGGGGGCATTCACGCTGGTCGCGGTCAGCGCCGACGAGCCCGACAAGATCGTCGCGGCCCGCCGCAACTCGCCACTCGTGGTCGGGATCGGCGACGGCGAGTGCTTCCTCGCCTCTGATGTCGCCGCATTCATCGAGCACACCCGCGATGCCATTGAGCTGGGGCAGGACCAGGTCGTCGAGCTGACCCGGGACGGCGTGGTCGTGACAAACTTCGACGGCACCCCGGCCACCACCCGCGAGTTCCACGTCGACTGGGACCTGAGCGCCGCCCAGAAGCAGGGCTACGACTGGTTCATGCGCAAGGAAATCTTCGAGCAGCCCCGGGCCGTGGCCGACACCCTGCTGGGGCGCACCAACGAGCTCGGTGAGATCGTCCTGGATGAGATCCGCATCAGCCCCGAGGAGCTGCGGCTGGTGAACAAGATTGTCATCGTCGCCTGCGGCACCGCCTTCTACGCGGGGCTCGTCGCGAAATACGCCATCGAGCACTGGACCCGCATTCCCTGCGAGGTCGACCTGGCCAGCGAGTTCCGCTACCGCGACCCCATCATCGACCCCACCACCCTGGTGGTGACCATCTCCCAGTCCGGCGAGACCGCCGACACCCTGATGGCCATCCGGCATGCCCGGGAGCAGCACGCCAAGGTGGTGGCGATCTGCAACACCAACGGCGCGACCATCCCGCGCGAGTCCGACGCGGTCATCTACACCCACGCTGGGCCTGAGATCGGGGTCGCCTCCACGAAGGGGTTCACCACTCAGCTCATCGCCTGTTATCTGCTCGGCCTCTACCTGGCGCAGGTGCGCGGCACCAAGTACTCCGACGAGATCGGCGGGGTCCTCGCGGAGCTGGAGCGGATGCCCGCTGAACTGCAACGGGTCCTGGACGCCCAGCAGTCGGTGCTGGAGCTCGCCGCCCAGCTGAAGGACAACCCGTCCATCCTGTTCCTCGGCCGTCACGTCGGCTACCCCGTCGCCCTTGAGGGGGCACTGAAGCTCAAGGAGCTGGCCTATATCCATGCGGAGGGCTTCGCTGCCGGTGAGCTGAAGCATGGTCCGATCGCCCTGATCAGCAAGGGCCTGCCGGTGTTCGTCGTGGTGCCGCCATACAGCCGCGACCAGCTGCGGGACAAGGTGATCTCGAACATCGCGGAGGTGCGTGCCCGGGGCGCTCGCACCATCGTGCTGGCGGAGGCAGGCGACGCGGCCGCACGGGCCCACGCCGACCACTTCATCGAGCTGCCGAGCGTCTCCACGCTGCTCCAGCCGCTGCCCGCCATCCTGCCGCTGCAGCTGTTCGCCTGCGAGATCGCGACCCTCCGGGGTCACGACGTCGACCAGCCACGCAACCTGGCGAAGTCGGTGACCGTCGAGTAACCCCCGGTGCTACGCCATAGGCTGGGCGCATGATCGTTGGCATCGGCACAGACCTGTGTGTCGTCGCGAGGTTTGAGGCCATGCTGGCCCGGCGGCCCCGCCTGGCGGAGCGGTTGCTCACGGAGACCGAGCGGGCGCTTCCCGTCCAGTCGCAGGCCGCGCGGTTCGCGGCGAAGGAGGCCCTCGCCAAAGCCCTCGGCAGTCCTGGTGGGCTGCGCTGGCTGGACGCAGAGGTGGTCACCTCCGCCGCCGGGGCGCCGTCCTTCCGATTGTCCGGCACGGTTGCGGAGCGCGCCGCCGCCCTGGGGATCGGTGGCGTTCACCTGAGCATCTCGCACGACGGTGGGTTCGCCACCGCGATGGTGGTGTGTGAGTCATGACCAGGGCAGTGACGCAGGTGACCGCCGAGGACCTGGCGGCCTGGTGGCCGGTCCCCGGGGCCGACAGCCACAAATACACCCGCGGTGTGGTTGGCATTGACACTGGCTCCGAGGACTACCCGGGGGCAGCGTTGCTGAGCATCGCGGGGGCGCTGGGCGCCGGACCCGGCATGGCGCGATACCTCGGCACAGCGCCCCGTGATCTGATCTTGGGCAGGTTCCCCAGCGTCGTTCTGGTCCCTGGTCAGGTTCAAGCCCTGGTGGTCGGATCGGGCTGGGGGCAGCGCCCGGATGCCGAGGCGCGGCTGTCCGGGGCTGTGAGCCGGGGCGTTCCCCTGCTGGTCGACGCGGATGCCCTGCAGCTGCTCCCGGCGCACCTGCCCCCGGAGTCGCTGCTGACCCCCCACGCTGGGGAACTCGCCCGTATGCTGTCCATGCGTCGGGCCGAGGTGGAGGCGGACCCTGTTGCCGCAGCCCGTGAGGCTGCCCGTGCATTCGGGTGCGCGGTGCTGCTGAAGGGCGCGATGCAGCCTCTGGCCACCCCGGATGGGGAGGTGCGGCTCGCGATCCCGGGGCCGGCCTGGACCGCCCAGGCCGGTTCGGGGGACGTGCTGGCCGGGGCCTGCGGCACGCTTCTCGCGGCAGGCCTGCCTGCGTGGCGAGCAGGTCTGCTGGGAGCCAGCCTCCAGGCATTGACGGCGTCGCTTTTCCCGGGGCCACACACACCCGATGCCCAGGCTCGGCGGTTTCCCGAAGTCCTGGCGCAGACCATACAACCTGACCGACTCAGAAATACCCTCCTCTAAAACCTGGAGACTAATCCACAGCTGCTAGCAACCGGGCTCTGACATGGGGTTTCGTTGTTTTCGAAACCCCATGAATAAGCCTCGTTTCCCTGATTTTTAGGCCCATGTGGAAAGGGTTTGGTGTGGAGTGCCCGGCGTTTCGTGGACAGTGGTGAAAAACCTGAGTTTATTCGAACATGTGAGGTAAAATCTGTACTATGCCGGCTTCGAAATTTAGTAAAGAGTTTAAAGAACAAATCATCGCGGAGGTTCTTGAGGGGTCTCGGCCGATAGCGGAAGTGGCGAAGTCCTACAATCTGGTTCCGGCGAACTGTGGGTAACTGGGTGAGAATATGGCGGAAGCAGCATCCCGACCCAGGTATGGTAGAAGCCTCGTCGGATCAGGTGGCGGAACATCAAACGCTTGCAGGCCGAGGCTGGGTGAAGCGAAGACGGAGGGTTCGAGTTCAGAGATAAAGCGGCGGCCTTCTTCGCGCAGGAATCCCGGTAGCAGCGAAGAATGTGTTTATATACCTCCGCGAGGAAGGCAGCTATCCTGTGTATCTGATGTGCCGCTGGGCCAGCGTATCTCGTTCCGGCTACCACAAGGTGGCGGAATCAGGGCTTATCCGAGACGCAGAAACGCCGGGAAGAACTCACTATTTTAATTACGCATTTCTTCCACGAGTCTGAGCAAACCTACGGGTATCGACGTATCCACGCAGCTCTGGTTGAACGGGGAATCCACGCGAGCCCAGAGCTGGTGCGTCAGCTCATGCACCGGGCTGGCTTGGTGGCCTGTCAGCCCCGGAAACGGGTCCGTACCACCATCCCGGCCCAGGATCTTCACCACCGCCCGGATCTGGTGAAAAGGAATTTTACCGCCAACAAACCAGGGCAGAAATGGGTAGGCGATATCACCTACATCCCCACCTGGGAAGGATTCACTTATCTAGCAACCGTCATGGATTGCTACCCGAGATGAAGATCATCGGTTATGCGATCACTGGGAATATGCGCACCCGGCTTGTTGCCGAGGCTTTACACATGGCAGTCAGAAATTGCCCAGTAACCCGAGGTGAAACCGTCTTCCATTCGGATCGTGGTTCGCAATACACCTCAGCTGATTACGCGGAAATCATGAACACATATGGTATCCGTGCCTCGGTAGGTAGAACTGGGTCGTGTTACGACAATGCCGCAGCAGAATCATTTAATGCCACCTGCAAGAAGGAGGTAGTGAACCGGAAGATCTACCCAACACGGAAACACGCCATAAAGGATGTGACAGCCTGGATCGAGTTACGCTACAATCAGAAACGACTCCACTCGGCGTTAGGGTACCGAACCCCCAACCACGTCCACCAAGAATGGAGCCAACACCAGAAAGCAGCCTAGAAATCCCATTTTTCAGTAGTGTCCACAAAACCCATAGCACTCCAGTGCATTCAAGACGGCAGGTTTTGTTTTAAGAGGGCTATATCAAGGATGTGACATCCTGGATCGAGTTGCGATACAATCAGAAAAGACGTCACTTCGCACTCGGGTACAAAACCCCCAACCATGTCCATCAAGAGTGGACTGAAACCCAGATTCCAGCCTGAAAACCCATTTTTCACAAGTGTCCACAAAACCCATAGCAGTCCAGCTTGCTCTTTTGAGATAACCGGGTGCGAAAACAAACCATCACCTGAAAATGCCAGCACAAAACCCTGATGCCAGTGGAATCCTCGACCTATGCGCAGACGCCCACACCCGAGACCGGCCACCTACCTGCCGGATCACACACACCCGGCCTCCTCACCAGTATTCGCCCCTTACGCCACAACATCACCCAAGAACTTGCTCACGGAGCTGTTTGAGATTTCTCACTCCATGGTCAGCAGGCGTTGTCAACGCCTACACCCCACCCATCGCCGAGGTCCTCCACGTTCGGGTTCTCACCCTGGAAGACCCCCCGACCCAACAACTGAATCCTCGACCGACGCTCCCCCAGCCCTGCTGGTCCTGGCATCAGCCATCAGCATCCGGAGCTGTACTCGGGCAGAGAGCATCACACCACCGGAGCCCCCCATCCAGGTGGCCTGCATCCAGGCGGGAAGACCTACACAGGTTCCACAACCCCTCCCAGACACACACCCCACGACCTCACAGCGCTGAAGACTCCCGACTCCTCGACGTCATTCATCAAGCCACCCACACCGGCGATAAAGACCACACTCCAACACCAAGATTGACCACCCCGACCAAGAAACCCGCCAGTCATGAACCACACAACACCAAAAAGAAGTTCAATAAAAAGATCAACACCATCCCCCACCTCATAGAACAAACTCAAGGGGGCGGTTGAAGACCTGGCACATCCCCCACACCGACTACCACCAACCCATGAGGCTTAGTCAGAATGTGTTTCTGTAGAATTCGAGTGCGGCTACTGTGGTGATTGTTTCTGGGAATGTTGTGAAGGGTCTGCGGTAGTCGGTGTGGAGAATTCTCCAGGTTTTGAGGTTGGCGATGACTCGTTCGATCATGTAGCGTATCGCGTTTACTGACTTGTTGAACCTTTTTTCTTCTTCTGTGTGTTGTTGTTTCGGTTGGGTTCGGATGGGGGTGATCATGCCGAGTCCGATGTATCCTTTGTCGCCGATGAGTTGCCCGGTGGTGATGTGGTCGAGTAGGCCGGTTTCTTTGAGTGCGTGTGCGTCATGGGTGCGGCCGGGCATCGGGTCGGAGATGAAGGCGAGCCGTCCTGTCAGGTCGCATGCAACCTGGACGTTGACGCCGGTGGTTTTGTGTTTGCCGGAGTACAGTTCTGGCATGGTGCGCCATGACCAGGTCGGCAGTAGGGTGCCATCGACGATGAGTGGTTCGCTGACATCGAGGTCGTCGACCGTGGGGGTGCAGTCCTGCAGGGCCTGTCCCAGGATGGGCATCCAGGATGCGATGGTTCGAGAGATCGTTTTCTGGGAGACGTGGAACTGGTCGGCAATCTGGAGTGCTATGGGTTTTGTGGACACTACTGAAAAATGGGATTTCTAGGCTGCTTTCTGGTGTTGGCTCCATTCTTGGTGGACGTGGTTGGGGGTTCGGTACCCTAACGCCGAGTGAAGTCGTTTCTGATTGTAACGTAACTCGATCCAGGCTGTCACATCCTTTATAGCATGTTTCCGTGTTGGGTAGATCTTCCGGTTCACTACCTCCTTCTTGCAGGTGGCATTAAATGATTCCGCTGCGGCATTGTCGTAACACGACCCAGTTCTACCTACCGAGGCACGGATACCATATGTGTTCATGATTTCCGCGTAATCAGCTGAGGTGTATTGCGAACCACGATCCGAATGGAAGACGGTTTCACCTCGGGTTACTGGGCAATTTCTGACTGCCATGTGTAAAGCCTCGGCAACAAGCCGGGTGCGCATATTCCCGGCGATCGCATAACCGATGATCTTTTTCGAGTAGCAATCCATGACGGTTGCTAGATAAGTGAATCCTTCCCAGGTGGGGATGTAGGTGATATCGCCTACCCATTTCTGCCCTGGTTTGTTGGCGGTAAAATTCCTTTTCACCAGATCCGGGCGGTGGTGAAGATCCTGGGCCGGGATGGTGGTACGGACCCGTTTCCGGGGCTGACAGGCCACCAAGCCAGCCCGGTGCATGAGCTGACGCACCAGCTCTGGGCTCGCGTGGATTCCCCGTTCAACCAGAGCTGCGTGGATACGTCGATACCCGTAGGTTTGCTCAGACTCGTGGAAGAAATGCGTAATTAAAATAGTGAGTTCTTCCCGGCGTTTCTGCGTCTCGGATAAACCCTGATTCCGCCACCTTGTGGTAGCCGGAACGAGACACTCTGGCCCAGCGGCACATCAGATACACAGGATAGCTGCCTTCCTCGCGGAGGTATATAAACACATTCTTCGCTGCTACCGGGATTCCTGCGCGAAGAAGGCCGCCGCTTTTTTCAAAAACTCGATCTCCATCTTCGCTTCACCCAGCCTCGGCCTGCAAGCGTTTGATGTTCCGCCACCTGATCCGACGAGGCTTCTACCATACCTGGGTCGGGATGCTGCTTCCGCCATATTCTCACCCAGTTACCCACAGTTCGCCGGAACCAGATTGTAGGACTTCGCCACTTCCGCTATCGGCCGAGACCCCTCAAGAACCTCCGCGATGATTTGTTCTTTAAACTCTTTACTAAATTTCGAAGCCGGCATAGTACAGATTTTACCTCACATGTTCGAATAAACTCAGGTTTTTCACCACTGTCCACGAAACGCCGGGCACTCCAATCGATGCTTGTGTGCGGTTGGATCGCAGATAGATCAAGGCCACAACAACACACTTGTACAGTCCTAGTGTGGGTTTCCGTCCTGCTCGGGAGGCTGGTGCCTCGCGGAGGTCATGGATGCGTGCGACAAGGTCGGTGATCTGTTCGCTGCTAAGACCTGTGCTAGAGTACATGGGAAGGCTCAACTTTCGATTGACTGTGTTGGTACTATCAATTATTCAGGAAGTTGAGCCTTCCTCGCGCATACCGACACGCACAACACGTCAATTAACTATTGCAGCCACCGATTCTGACTAAGCCTCCATCACAACCCTCACTACCACCATCAACACCATCCTCAGAATCATATCCACCTACACCCCGCGGTGGTGTCATAGGGTCGTAGCAACAGTGTTTGTTAGGGAGGGGTTGTTGGTGCGGCGGTTGTTGACGGTGACGGATCGGGCTGGGATCGCGAGGGGTTTGGCGGAGGGGTGTGGGTTGCGTGAGATTGCTCGGCGGATTGGTAGGGATGTGTCGGTGGTTTCGCGGGAAGTGGCCCGGAATCAGGGTGAGACGGGGTACAAGTGTGTGGCTGCTGATGTAGCTGCGCAGCGGCGGCGTGCCCGGCCCAAGCTCCGCAAGTGGAGTGCCCGGCGTTTCGTGGACAGTGGTGAAAAACCTGAGTTTATTCGAACATGTGAGGTAAAATCTGTACTATGCCGGCTTCGAAATTTAGTAAAGAGTTTAAAGAACAAATCATCGCGGAGGTTCTTGAGGGGTCTCGGCCGATAGCGGAAGTGGCGAAGTCCTACAATCTGGTTCCGCAAACTGTGGGTAACTGGGTGAGAATATGGCGGAAGCAGCATCCCGACCCAGGTATGGTAGAAGCCTCGTCGGATCAGGTGGCGGAGAACAAGCGCTTGCAGGCTGAGTTGCGTGAAGCGAAGATGGAGATCGAGTTTTTGAAAAAAGCGGCGGCCTTCTTCGCGCAGGAATCCCGGTAGCAGCGAAATATGTTTATATTCACCGCGAGGAAGGCAGCTATCCTGTGTATCTGATGTGCCGCTGGGCCAGAGTGTCTCGTTCCGGCTACTACAGATGGCGGAATCAGGGTTTATCCGAGACGCAGAAACGCCGGGAAGAACTCACTATTTTAATTACGCATTTCTTCCACGAGTCTGAGCAAACCTACGGGTATCGACGTATCCACGCAGCTCTGGTTGAACGGGGAATCCACGCGAGCCCAGAGCTGGTGCGTCAGCTCATGCACCGGGCTGGCTTGGTGGCCTGTCAGCCCCGGAAACGGGTCCGTACCACCATCCCGGCCCAGGATCTTCACCACCGCCCGGATCTGGTGAAAAGGAATTTTACCGCCAACAAACCAGGGCAGAAATGGGTAGGCGATATCACCTACATCCCCACCTGGGAAGGATTCACTTATCTAGCAACCGTCATGGATTGCTACCCGAGATGAAGATCATCGGTTATGCGATCGCCGGGAATATGCGCACCCGGCTTGTTGCCGAGGCTTTACACATGGCAGTCAGAAATTGCCCAGTAACCCGAGGTGAAACCGTCTTCCATTCGGATCGTGGTTCGCAATACACCTCAGCTGATTACGCGGAAATCATGAACACATATGGTATCCGTGCCTCGGTAGGTAGAACTGGGTCGTGTTACGACAATGCCGCAGCGGAATCATTTAATGCCACCTGCAAGAAGGAGGTAGTGAACCGGAAGATCTACCCAACACGGAAACATGCTATAAAGGATGTGACAGCCTGGATCGAGTTACGTTACAATCAGAAACGACTTCACTCGGCGTTAGGGTACCGAACCCCCAACCACGTCCACCAAGAATGGAGCCAACACCAGAAAGCAGCCTAGAAATCCCATTTTTCAGTAGTGTCCACAAAACCCATAGCACTCCAAAGATTGATGCTGATCTGGTGTTGAAGCAGCGGGTGATTGCTGATCTTCGGAGGTCTCGTACACCACGTCAGATCGCGGGAAGATTACGTGCTGAGGCTGGGGGTGACAGGCTTGAACCGTGTCAGGGTTCCCCCACGGCCCAAGGAGCGAGCGTGTCTCATGAAGCGATCTACACCTGGATTTATGCGATGCCGAAGAAGACGCTGCGGGAGCACGGTGTCATGCTCGGGTCGAAACGCACTAGCCGTCAGTCCCGGCGTCGTTTGGGTGAGCGGAAATCCCCGATTGTGGGAATGGTCAGTATCGATCAGCGGCCTCAGGAGGTTACAGGACGGAAGGTTCCCGGTCATTGGGAAGGAGACTTGATCATCGGCGCCTACGGCAGAACAGCCGCGATCACCCTCGTCGAACGAACCACCCGGTTCGTCACGATCCTCGCCCTGCCGAAGGGCAAGAACGCAGACGGGGTGTGTGACGCCCTGATCGACCACATCACTGGGCTGCCCGAATTGATGAAGGGCACCCTGACCTGGGATCAGGGCTCTGAGATGGCCCGGCACGCCGCGTTCACCATGGCCACCCAGATGCCGGTGTACTTCGCCCATCCCCACTCTCCCTGGGAACGCGGCAGCAATGAGAACACCAACCGACTCATCCGTGACTACCTGCCCAAAGGCACTCCCATCCCCCAACACCAGCCCTATCTCACAGCCATCGCCGAAGAACTGAACGAACGCCCCCGAGCCACCCTCGGCTACCTCACCCCACGAGAAGCTTTCCAGAAACTACTCGTTGCTTCCACCACTTGACACCGCCCGCGAATAAGCCTCAAAACCCCCAGCCATGTCTGTCGGGAGTGAAGTCAAACCCAGACCCTGGAGGGTTATTCGGGTCTGTCTGATTAACGGTGTGTAGGGTCCGGTGGTTTTCATCAGTGGGTGGTTCGGTTGAACCGTTCAGCGAAGGTGATTGCGAACGCGTTGAGTGCGGGCTTCCACCTGATCACCCAGCGTGCCCGGCTCCCGCTGGTGGGGTCAAGGGAGCGGGTCACTAGGTACAGGCACTTCAATGCGGCTTGCTCGTTGGGGAAGTGCTCACGGGCCCGCATGGCCCGGTGGTACCTCGCGTTGATGGACTCGATGGTGTTGGTCGTGTAGATCACCTTCCGGTTCTCCATGTCGTAGGCTAGGAACGGTACGATACTGCGCCCACGTGTTGCGCCACAGCTGCACGATCGCCGGATACCGGTCGCCCCACTCGGTGGCGAACTCGGCAAACCGGTCCTTGGTCGCTTGCTCGGACGGGGCCGTGTACACCGGTTTGAGGGACTTCACGATCGCGTCGCGGTGCTGCCGGCCGGCGTAGCGGAAGCTGTTGCGGAACCAGGTAGATCGATGCACTGCTGCACGATGGTGTGTTCCCAGGTCGTGTTGATCGCCTCAGGGAGTCCCTTCAACCCGTCACACACCGCGATCATCACCTCGACGATGCCTCGGTTCTTCACCTCCGAAAAGATCTGCAGCCAGAACCGGGCACCCTCAGCACCGTCACCAGCCCAGATCCCTGTGGATGTCGCGTTCCCCGTTCATCGTGACACCCATGACAACGTAGAACGGGGTGTTACGGACTTGACCGTCGCGGACCTTCACGTGCGAATCGCGCCGGGCGAAGATCACCGGGTAGACAGGATCCAACGGCCGACTCGACCACTCGGCGAGCTCACCGACGATCTTCTCGGTGATCCGGCTGATGGTGTCCTTCGACACCCTCGCTCCGTACACCTCCTCGAAGTGGGCAGCGACTTCACCGGTGGTCAGCCCGCGGGCGGTCAACGACAACACGATCTGATCGATGCCGTCCAAACGTCGCTT
The sequence above is drawn from the Arachnia rubra genome and encodes:
- a CDS encoding NAD(+) synthase, yielding MDFFNVYAQGFARVAAATLPVADFDPAANAERTLQVVREAHERGVAVVAFPELGISGYAIDDLLLTDSLLDAVLDAVVQLCRGTADYRPLIAVGAPVALGNRLYNCAVVIQHGRVLGIVPKSYLPNYREFYEKRHFAAGMNDLPLTVGIPGWGELIPVGNDLIFTATDVPGLKVHAEVCEDMWVPVPPSHLAALSGATVLLNLSASPITIARAADRRALAASTSQRCLAAHVYAAAMFGESTTDLSWDGQTMIHELGSLLAEGERFPDSAQLTVADVDLDRIRQERLRQGSFDDNRQGLDAPMPHATIEFTLGPPSGDLGLERPIDRFPFVPDDPSRLEQDCYEGYNIQVSGLERRMLAIGGGDAARAPRLCIGVSGGLDSTHALIVAAKACDRLGLPRTHILAWTMPGFATTDHTRNNAQALSEALGVTFETVDIRPMATQMLTDLGHPYAEGEETYDITFENVQAGIRYDFLFRAANHHGGIVVGTGDLSELALGWCTFGVGDHMSHYNVNAGVPKTLIQHLIRWVVSSGQFDEEVNQVLASVLDTEISPELIPAKPGEAPQSTQAAIGPYELQDFTLYHLLRHGLRPRKIAFLAHHAWHDAAAGSWPAGHPTGERRSYDLAAIRRWLETFVRRFTTNQFKRSTLPNGPKVVPGGSLSPRGDWRMPSDVGPRIWLDEIARDVPTA
- a CDS encoding helix-turn-helix domain-containing protein, with amino-acid sequence MTDRAGIARGLAEGCGLREIARRIGRDVSVVSREVARNQGETGYKCVAADVAAQRRRARPKLRKWSARRFVDSGEKPEFIRTCEVKSVLCRLRNLVKSLKNKSSRRFLRGLGR
- a CDS encoding transposase gives rise to the protein MPASKFSKEFKEQIIAEVLEGSRPIAEVAKSYNLVPANCG
- a CDS encoding transposase, with product MPASKFSKEFKEQIIAEVLEGSRPIAEVAKSYNLVPQTVGNWVRIWRKQHPDPGMVEASSDQVAENKRLQAELREAKMEIEFLKKAAAFFAQESR
- a CDS encoding transposase family protein yields the protein MSTKPIALQIADQFHVSQKTISRTIASWMPILGQALQDCTPTVDDLDVSEPLIVDGTLLPTWSWRTMPELYSGKHKTTGVNVQVACDLTGRLAFISDPMPGRTHDAHALKETGLLDHITTGQLIGDKGYIGLGMITPIRTQPKQQHTEEEKRFNKSVNAIRYMIERVIANLKTWRILHTDYRRPFTTFPETITTVAALEFYRNTF
- the glmS gene encoding glutamine--fructose-6-phosphate transaminase (isomerizing); this encodes MCGIVGYLGSRDGRQVVIDGLRRLEYRGYDSAGIAVVAGGELYTRKKAGKIANLVAAIEADPLPESGTAIGHTRWATHGAPTDVNSHPHVAGRIAVVHNGILENHAALREGLGAEFTSETDTEVAAQLLNREVVAGASLVDAMRAVVTRLEGAFTLVAVSADEPDKIVAARRNSPLVVGIGDGECFLASDVAAFIEHTRDAIELGQDQVVELTRDGVVVTNFDGTPATTREFHVDWDLSAAQKQGYDWFMRKEIFEQPRAVADTLLGRTNELGEIVLDEIRISPEELRLVNKIVIVACGTAFYAGLVAKYAIEHWTRIPCEVDLASEFRYRDPIIDPTTLVVTISQSGETADTLMAIRHAREQHAKVVAICNTNGATIPRESDAVIYTHAGPEIGVASTKGFTTQLIACYLLGLYLAQVRGTKYSDEIGGVLAELERMPAELQRVLDAQQSVLELAAQLKDNPSILFLGRHVGYPVALEGALKLKELAYIHAEGFAAGELKHGPIALISKGLPVFVVVPPYSRDQLRDKVISNIAEVRARGARTIVLAEAGDAAARAHADHFIELPSVSTLLQPLPAILPLQLFACEIATLRGHDVDQPRNLAKSVTVE
- a CDS encoding ADP-dependent NAD(P)H-hydrate dehydratase; protein product: MTRAVTQVTAEDLAAWWPVPGADSHKYTRGVVGIDTGSEDYPGAALLSIAGALGAGPGMARYLGTAPRDLILGRFPSVVLVPGQVQALVVGSGWGQRPDAEARLSGAVSRGVPLLVDADALQLLPAHLPPESLLTPHAGELARMLSMRRAEVEADPVAAAREAARAFGCAVLLKGAMQPLATPDGEVRLAIPGPAWTAQAGSGDVLAGACGTLLAAGLPAWRAGLLGASLQALTASLFPGPHTPDAQARRFPEVLAQTIQPDRLRNTLL
- a CDS encoding integrase core domain-containing protein; the encoded protein is MKIIGYAITGNMRTRLVAEALHMAVRNCPVTRGETVFHSDRGSQYTSADYAEIMNTYGIRASVGRTGSCYDNAAAESFNATCKKEVVNRKIYPTRKHAIKDVTAWIELRYNQKRLHSALGYRTPNHVHQEWSQHQKAA
- a CDS encoding holo-ACP synthase, which produces MIVGIGTDLCVVARFEAMLARRPRLAERLLTETERALPVQSQAARFAAKEALAKALGSPGGLRWLDAEVVTSAAGAPSFRLSGTVAERAAALGIGGVHLSISHDGGFATAMVVCES